One segment of Streptomyces sp. TG1A-8 DNA contains the following:
- a CDS encoding TadE/TadG family type IV pilus assembly protein has translation MPHRRTRPRDRGQVAIEYLGFIPVLLVVGLAGLQLGAVAYAAEQAGTAARAGARAASLRQDAGGACAGAVSGGIDVRCSSATGGDTVTVTATVHIPTIVWDLGDARRTATMPLDH, from the coding sequence ATGCCCCACCGCCGCACGAGGCCCCGCGACCGGGGCCAGGTCGCCATCGAGTACCTCGGGTTCATCCCGGTCCTGCTGGTCGTGGGACTGGCCGGCCTCCAGCTCGGGGCCGTCGCCTACGCCGCCGAACAGGCCGGCACGGCCGCGCGGGCGGGGGCGCGGGCCGCGTCGCTGCGCCAGGACGCGGGAGGGGCCTGCGCCGGCGCGGTCAGCGGCGGGATCGACGTGCGGTGCTCCTCCGCCACGGGGGGCGACACCGTCACCGTCACCGCCACCGTCCACATCCCCACGATCGTGTGGGACCTCGGCGACGCCCGCAGGACCGCCACCATGCCGCTCGACCACTGA
- a CDS encoding pilus assembly protein, with the protein MTPLIVLTLVLMWQCVLVGYTFTLAGNAADEAVRAGTAAAPGGARLAACREAGLGHLSGAWEGDAAVNCSPSGYVTADVSLKVPVLFPGAVPFPVTVHGHAGTVEEVKD; encoded by the coding sequence ATGACTCCGCTGATCGTCCTGACGCTGGTGCTGATGTGGCAGTGCGTGCTCGTGGGCTACACCTTCACGCTCGCCGGGAACGCCGCCGACGAGGCGGTCCGCGCGGGCACGGCGGCGGCACCCGGCGGTGCCCGCCTGGCCGCCTGCCGGGAGGCGGGGCTCGGGCACCTGTCGGGGGCGTGGGAAGGGGACGCGGCGGTGAACTGCAGCCCGTCCGGCTACGTCACCGCCGACGTCTCCCTCAAGGTCCCCGTCCTCTTCCCGGGCGCCGTCCCCTTCCCCGTCACGGTGCACGGCCACGCGGGCACGGTGGAGGAGGTGAAGGACTGA